The Fructilactobacillus myrtifloralis genome contains a region encoding:
- a CDS encoding LysM peptidoglycan-binding domain-containing protein, protein MDKQEKPQEPWDQSFDGKPSQTSTNQKATPASSRMARRKRQGNIKVIVTILASVVVLIALFALAFGMSKQGDLNSSAKPATAKQTKPAKHKKAAKKQSKPAKKSATKQTDSTADQADQTGDTTASSANAAQSDDQTAQNKQPAAATTANGSEPAKATTATATTSQQSQATNQAAPKDYVVVQQHEGIYRVAKNAGISMQELERLNGLTSQSVIVPGQKLRIR, encoded by the coding sequence TTGGATAAGCAAGAAAAACCGCAAGAACCATGGGATCAATCTTTTGATGGGAAACCAAGTCAAACGAGTACGAACCAAAAAGCCACGCCCGCTTCATCACGGATGGCGCGCCGTAAAAGGCAGGGGAACATTAAGGTGATTGTGACGATTTTGGCTTCCGTAGTCGTGTTAATCGCGTTATTTGCGTTAGCCTTTGGGATGTCAAAGCAGGGCGATTTGAATAGCTCTGCTAAGCCAGCTACTGCCAAGCAAACGAAGCCGGCTAAGCACAAGAAAGCGGCTAAAAAGCAATCTAAACCGGCGAAAAAATCAGCTACCAAGCAAACTGATTCTACCGCCGATCAGGCAGACCAAACTGGGGACACCACCGCAAGTAGTGCTAATGCAGCGCAGAGCGATGATCAGACTGCGCAAAACAAGCAACCAGCGGCCGCTACTACCGCTAATGGTTCCGAACCAGCTAAAGCAACAACGGCAACGGCCACAACGAGTCAGCAGTCGCAAGCAACCAACCAGGCTGCGCCTAAAGATTACGTTGTTGTTCAGCAGCATGAAGGAATTTACCGGGTCGCTAAAAATGCTGGGATTAGCATGCAAGAACTGGAACGGTTGAATGGGTTGACCTCCCAAAGTGTGATTGTTCCCGGTCAAAAACTACGAATCAGATAA